The genomic DNA GGTAACACTGCCGAATACCCAGCGCGACAGGCCGGACAGCCCGTGAGTGGACATGGCAATCAAGTCAACCCCATTCTCAGCGGCGTAATCGTTAATCAGTTCTGTCGCCGCGCCGGTCTTGACTACGGTGCTGACGCTGATGCCCTTCTCCCGCAGTTCCGCAGCTCGGCGGTTGAGAAAGCCGGTGGCTTCCTCTTCAATCTCGGCATCATTAATCGGCAGGGTATAAGCCCCCAGACCGTCAATACTGGGCATGTAGCGTACCGGTTCCACCACCTGAATCAGCACCACCTCCGCGCCCAGAGCCGGTGCCAGGTAGGCCACCATGTCCAGCGCAGCCTGACCGATGCCGGAGCCGTCCAGCGGCACCAGTATCTTTTTAATCAGCGGTTTTTGATCCGGTGCCGGTGATTTCACCAGCAGCAGCGGTTTTTCCACCGTGGTCAGCATTTTACCGGCGGTCTTGCCGATCTGAGAGGCCCCCTTGCCTGAAACGCCGTGGGCGGAAAGGATAAGCAGGTCGGCATTCTGCTCCTGCATAAAGCGGGGAATCTCGTCCACCGCTTTGCCGCTGATCAGGTGGGTCTGCCATTTGTTCTGCTGTCCGGGGAACCGTTCGGCCAGCCGTTGCGCTAGTAATTCCAGGTAGCTTTGGAACAAATTGGCGGTATCTCCGCCTTCATCAACCGATACCAGGTCCACTTTGGCGTCCAGCGCCTCAATCAACGCTAGCCCGTAGGGCAGGGTGATTTCGGCATCTTCCGAGCCGTCCAGCGGGATGACTACCTGCTTGATCTGTGTCATGGCGGACCTCCAAAGAGTCTTTAATGCTGCTTTAGTATAGCATTATCCAATTAGCCGGCATATCCAGTTTAACGTATAATAGCCTTAATCACCCCGTTTGATAGAAAGTACATGACATAAAATGACGGTTCAATCCTCCGAAATTACCTGTTTCTGTTGCGGCGTCTGCTGTGCCAAATACCAGGTCCAGATGCCGCTGGCGGAAGCTCAGGCTATCGCAACCCGGCTGGGCCTTACCTGGGAGGAGTTTGAGCGTGATTATCTGGACCCTGCCTGGCCCGGCGTCCGCACGGTGATCGCCCGGCATACCGGCGGGCGGTGCGTCTTTCTGGAACCGCAACCGGGCGGGCGGGTCTTTTTTTGCCGCATTCAACCTTTTAAGCCGGCGGCCTGCATTGACTGGCAGGCGGACCTGGCTAAAGGTGACTGTCAGGCCGGCCTGGAGCGTTACTGGCAACTGGGCGTTGACGCCGAAAGCCGCCTTACCGGCACGGCGAAGGACCTGGCGGAGTTTAAGAATCTCCTGAAAAATTTAGCCGGCGGCGCTACTCAAGCTGGTCGTGATTGACCCGGCCGGCCTGGGAACTCAGGTATTTTTTGACCTCATTGGAATCATTGCAGTAGGCGAACAGCGATTTTAATGTTATCTGTCCGGCCTTATATAGGTCAGCCAGTGCTTCGTCCAGGGTAATCATGCCCAGTTCCCGGTGGGTGGTGATGATGTTATGCAGGTGGTGTACTTTGCCTTCGCGCACCAGGTTCTTCACTGCCGGATTGGCCAAGAGTATTTCCACCGCGGCCACCCGGCCCGGCCCGTCGGCCCGCGGCACCAGTGACTGGCAGGCCACCGCGATTAAGAGTGAGGCCAGCCGGGCCTCGGCCAAATGGCGCTCATGCGGTGCAAACAGGTCAATAATCCGTTCCAGCGCCTGAGGCGCGGAAGGTGCGTGGCTGGTGGACAGCACCAGGTGCCCGGTTTCCGCCACCGACAGGGCTGCCGCCGCCGTATCGGCGTCACGGATCTCACCCAGCATGATTACATCGGGGTTCTGCCTCAGCACATGCCGGAGCGCCGCCGTATAAGATTCTGTATC from Dehalogenimonas sp. W includes the following:
- a CDS encoding universal stress protein, translated to MTQIKQVVIPLDGSEDAEITLPYGLALIEALDAKVDLVSVDEGGDTANLFQSYLELLAQRLAERFPGQQNKWQTHLISGKAVDEIPRFMQEQNADLLILSAHGVSGKGASQIGKTAGKMLTTVEKPLLLVKSPAPDQKPLIKKILVPLDGSGIGQAALDMVAYLAPALGAEVVLIQVVEPVRYMPSIDGLGAYTLPINDAEIEEEATGFLNRRAAELREKGISVSTVVKTGAATELINDYAAENGVDLIAMSTHGLSGLSRWVFGSVTEKIVQYGTLPVLVVRPGA
- a CDS encoding PilT/PilU family type 4a pilus ATPase; the protein is MDVVALIRKAGGLHASDLQLVIDSPPLVRIDGELEPLGDEKELEPHDIDVALTQLTDEDQRQKFLLTKELDFAYSLDDFGRLRCNVARQMNGISLAIRILPPRIMTIDELELPQIFKELVTQPRGLILVTGPTGSGKSTTLAAMIHHMNQNGGRHIITIEDPVEYVHHRIKSAITQRQLGDDTESYTAALRHVLRQNPDVIMLGEIRDADTAAAALSVAETGHLVLSTSHAPSAPQALERIIDLFAPHERHLAEARLASLLIAVACQSLVPRADGPGRVAAVEILLANPAVKNLVREGKVHHLHNIITTHRELGMITLDEALADLYKAGQITLKSLFAYCNDSNEVKKYLSSQAGRVNHDQLE
- a CDS encoding YkgJ family cysteine cluster protein — translated: MTVQSSEITCFCCGVCCAKYQVQMPLAEAQAIATRLGLTWEEFERDYLDPAWPGVRTVIARHTGGRCVFLEPQPGGRVFFCRIQPFKPAACIDWQADLAKGDCQAGLERYWQLGVDAESRLTGTAKDLAEFKNLLKNLAGGATQAGRD